In Enterobacter hormaechei ATCC 49162, one genomic interval encodes:
- a CDS encoding 5'-3' exonuclease H3TH domain-containing protein, with protein MNYLFVDGNSLGYYHQQSDKLHNGEMEVQAAFGFVKNVRRYASILHARPMILWDGFSDKRRDFYPEYKANRDDDPDMKKMKEGFAIQKPYILKMMTALGVNQLIAKDAEADDLAGMLVSRLAPQPTVDRIYLLTGDGDWLQLVRENVSWVSLREDAKHKQVNFEQFAELTGLPTPRAFLEAKALQGDNSDNIKGVGGIGDGGAKELLHEWGSVAAMVRGINDGSIVINKGRYKTAFNKLAKNAFNEKTGCRMLEAFKRNMMLMNLIDTKFPPSEIESIKGARDMNAFEQMCYELNFRSFLEDLEVFVLPFERYC; from the coding sequence GTGAATTATCTCTTTGTGGACGGTAACAGCCTGGGCTATTACCACCAGCAATCCGACAAATTACACAACGGCGAGATGGAAGTTCAGGCGGCTTTTGGCTTCGTGAAGAACGTTCGTCGTTACGCCTCAATTCTCCATGCCCGCCCAATGATCTTGTGGGATGGATTCAGCGACAAACGTCGCGACTTCTACCCGGAGTACAAAGCGAATCGCGATGACGACCCGGATATGAAGAAGATGAAAGAAGGCTTTGCCATCCAGAAGCCGTACATCTTGAAAATGATGACCGCGCTGGGCGTTAACCAACTCATTGCAAAGGACGCAGAAGCGGACGACCTGGCTGGAATGCTGGTCTCTCGCCTGGCTCCGCAGCCGACCGTCGATCGCATCTACCTGCTGACTGGCGATGGCGACTGGCTCCAGCTGGTTCGCGAGAATGTGAGCTGGGTAAGCCTGCGTGAAGATGCCAAGCACAAGCAGGTGAACTTCGAACAGTTCGCAGAGCTGACCGGTCTGCCAACGCCACGAGCGTTTCTGGAAGCGAAAGCGTTGCAGGGCGATAACTCGGACAACATCAAAGGCGTCGGCGGCATTGGTGATGGTGGCGCGAAAGAGCTGCTTCATGAATGGGGAAGCGTGGCCGCAATGGTACGCGGCATTAACGACGGCTCCATTGTCATCAACAAAGGTCGCTATAAGACGGCATTCAACAAGCTGGCAAAGAACGCCTTCAACGAGAAGACGGGCTGCCGGATGCTCGAAGCCTTTAAGCGCAACATGATGCTGATGAACCTTATCGACACAAAATTCCCACCCAGCGAAATCGAGTCGATTAAAGGCGCACGCGACATGAATGCCTTCGAACAGATGTGTTACGAGCTGAATTTCCGGTCGTTTCTGGAAGATCTGGAAGTGTTTGTTCTGCCATTTGAGAGGTACTGCTGA
- a CDS encoding recombinase RecA → MAKGKSALALALKKKIGSNDEIQKVSHWIDSGFPPLNKAISGRYDGGFPCGRIVEVFGPPSAGKTFLATAAMVSAQKQDGLAVFLDHENSFDVGLAVANGLNADEDDGQWVYKQPDTFEDSVELIGTILKLVRDEELIPETAPICIVADSLASMVPNSKAEKFDKMAEGTAKDKDQLNMNDNTALARATSANFPTLALWARKYNACIIFLNQVRTKIGVMFGDPTTSPGGDSPKFYASVRIRLGASVMKDGKEKIGQDVGAECIKNKVAPPFGKCSWKFYFDPTRGLDVIESLVEYMLEEGYLPKNASGRVEIGDKKYTKSQIVEMYREKPLPEIIAALQAIDERRAKESSPAETEEA, encoded by the coding sequence ATGGCAAAAGGCAAATCCGCACTGGCACTGGCGCTGAAAAAGAAAATCGGCAGCAATGACGAGATCCAGAAGGTCTCCCACTGGATTGACTCCGGTTTCCCTCCACTGAACAAAGCCATTTCCGGACGTTACGACGGTGGTTTTCCGTGTGGGCGTATCGTTGAAGTCTTCGGGCCACCAAGCGCCGGTAAAACCTTTTTGGCGACGGCTGCAATGGTGTCAGCACAGAAACAGGATGGTCTGGCCGTATTCCTTGACCACGAAAACAGTTTCGACGTTGGTCTGGCGGTAGCGAACGGACTGAACGCCGACGAAGACGACGGTCAGTGGGTCTACAAACAGCCGGATACCTTCGAAGATTCCGTCGAGCTGATCGGCACAATCCTCAAGCTGGTGCGCGACGAAGAGCTTATCCCGGAAACAGCCCCTATCTGCATCGTTGCCGACTCTCTGGCGTCGATGGTTCCGAACTCGAAGGCTGAGAAGTTCGACAAGATGGCAGAAGGCACTGCGAAGGACAAAGATCAGCTGAACATGAACGACAACACGGCGCTGGCGCGCGCGACGAGTGCGAACTTCCCTACTCTGGCGCTTTGGGCGCGTAAGTACAACGCGTGCATCATCTTCTTGAACCAGGTGCGTACCAAAATTGGCGTGATGTTTGGCGATCCGACGACGTCTCCAGGTGGCGACTCTCCGAAGTTCTACGCGTCGGTGCGCATCCGTCTGGGCGCATCCGTTATGAAGGATGGCAAAGAGAAGATCGGACAGGACGTTGGCGCCGAGTGCATTAAAAACAAAGTCGCGCCTCCGTTTGGCAAATGCTCATGGAAATTCTACTTCGACCCGACTCGCGGGCTGGACGTCATCGAATCGCTGGTTGAGTACATGCTGGAGGAAGGATACCTGCCCAAGAACGCCAGCGGGCGTGTGGAAATTGGCGATAAGAAATACACCAAATCGCAGATCGTCGAGATGTACCGCGAGAAGCCACTCCCGGAAATCATCGCAGCACTCCAGGCGATAGACGAACGGCGAGCGAAAGAGTCGTCCCCAGCAGAGACAGAAGAAGCGTAA
- a CDS encoding SPFH domain-containing protein, whose protein sequence is MKKGLLAVALAAICTMGLTGCDRVEPGYVGIKVNKLGEDKGIGEVVGVGRQWTGLNTELYTFPTFKQMKTYDEPFTFQMSDGTAIGHKIGVAYLVNRDKVTTVFQTYRKGVDDITDTDLRQKIADSLNRLASRMTTDTFIDGGKASLLDNALKDIQAEMSPVGIEVISLSWVGKPDYPDTVIESINAKVTANQKTLQRQQEVEQRKAEANMLREQAEGEADAIRKRAQAEADAIKLRGEALRQNPNVMELEAINKWNGQLPQYMTEGANTPFIALK, encoded by the coding sequence ATGAAGAAAGGTTTACTGGCGGTGGCTTTGGCTGCTATTTGCACAATGGGTCTGACCGGCTGCGATCGCGTGGAACCGGGATACGTTGGCATTAAGGTAAACAAATTGGGTGAAGACAAAGGTATCGGTGAAGTTGTCGGCGTTGGCCGTCAGTGGACTGGTCTGAATACCGAGCTGTACACCTTCCCCACTTTCAAACAGATGAAAACCTACGATGAGCCGTTCACATTCCAGATGAGCGACGGTACAGCCATCGGCCACAAAATTGGTGTGGCATATCTGGTTAATCGCGACAAAGTAACTACCGTATTCCAGACCTATCGCAAAGGTGTTGATGACATTACCGACACTGATCTGCGCCAGAAGATTGCGGACTCACTGAACCGTCTGGCCAGCCGCATGACTACCGACACGTTCATCGACGGTGGCAAGGCGTCTCTGCTCGACAATGCGCTGAAAGACATTCAGGCAGAAATGTCACCGGTAGGTATTGAGGTTATTAGCCTGTCATGGGTGGGCAAACCAGACTATCCGGACACTGTCATCGAATCTATCAATGCCAAAGTGACCGCGAACCAGAAAACGCTCCAGCGCCAGCAGGAAGTTGAGCAGCGCAAGGCAGAAGCGAACATGCTGCGTGAACAAGCCGAAGGTGAAGCCGACGCTATCCGCAAGCGTGCTCAAGCAGAAGCTGATGCCATCAAGTTGCGCGGTGAAGCATTACGTCAGAACCCGAACGTCATGGAGCTGGAAGCCATCAACAAATGGAATGGCCAGTTGCCTCAGTACATGACTGAAGGGGCTAATACTCCGTTTATCGCGTTGAAGTAA
- a CDS encoding DUF2591 domain-containing protein, with amino-acid sequence MKNYSEMTDFEINCLVAEATGHRPLISQYGWKGSQEGDYTAVVAIGPNGAGTFDWCNDPEDAWDIIYRHRIGVIPARQPGEWRAAHRKVDSSTPQHLIQNPNPFRAAMTVFLLMQEKKREETV; translated from the coding sequence ATGAAAAATTACAGCGAGATGACGGACTTTGAGATTAACTGCCTGGTCGCGGAAGCCACCGGCCATCGACCGCTTATCTCACAATATGGCTGGAAAGGCTCACAGGAAGGCGATTACACAGCAGTGGTCGCAATCGGCCCGAACGGAGCCGGAACCTTCGACTGGTGTAACGATCCGGAAGATGCGTGGGACATTATTTATCGACACAGAATCGGCGTAATCCCCGCCAGACAGCCTGGCGAGTGGAGAGCGGCCCACAGAAAGGTGGATAGCTCAACGCCACAACATCTGATCCAGAACCCTAACCCTTTCAGAGCGGCAATGACCGTGTTCCTTTTAATGCAGGAGAAAAAGCGTGAAGAAACTGTATGA
- a CDS encoding DUF7238 family protein encodes MKKLYDAANAALDVVDTEIAQGFPEPEWATQLREAIAEMNAPEPSEDEADWQRFIRMYAEEIGPTPTAEQAMLLKYFKEAGENLPVDDTPHWFHAAWRKFDVIYTRGMGSKDMVVWHLMHIDKAVDRTLEKFFSPA; translated from the coding sequence GTGAAGAAACTGTATGACGCGGCCAACGCTGCGCTGGATGTAGTGGATACCGAAATTGCCCAGGGCTTCCCGGAGCCAGAATGGGCGACGCAGCTGCGTGAGGCGATTGCAGAGATGAACGCACCGGAACCTTCAGAAGATGAAGCCGACTGGCAGCGTTTCATCAGAATGTACGCGGAAGAGATTGGCCCGACGCCCACCGCTGAACAGGCCATGCTGCTCAAGTACTTCAAGGAGGCTGGAGAGAATCTGCCGGTTGATGATACACCGCACTGGTTTCACGCCGCCTGGCGTAAGTTCGACGTGATCTACACCCGCGGTATGGGAAGTAAAGATATGGTCGTCTGGCATCTGATGCACATCGATAAAGCTGTCGACCGCACGCTGGAGAAGTTCTTTTCACCAGCCTGA
- the repA gene encoding replication protein RepA, which produces MSENGNKNIAIVEAFSETDKKTGEVVTLVPNTNNTVQPVALMRLGLFVPTLKSTARGRKGQMVSMDASAELKQLSLAKAEGYEDIRISGVRLDMDNDFKTWVGIIHAFAKHKVVGDTVTLPFVEFVRLCGIPTARSSAKLRKRLDSSLTRIATNTISFRSKGSDEYYVTHLVQTAKYSTKNDTVSLQADPKIFELYQFDKKVLLQLRAINELSRKESAQALYTFIESLPPDPAPISLARLRARLNLTSRTITQNATVRKAMEQLREIGYLDYTEVKRGSSVYFIIHYRRPKLRPALPPTKAAPEEPEDILPGDDQEDIIDVVPEEKEGEMVMLSKEELAILEELRKAKARK; this is translated from the coding sequence ATGAGCGAAAACGGCAATAAAAACATAGCGATCGTTGAAGCATTCTCAGAAACAGACAAAAAGACCGGTGAAGTTGTTACGTTAGTTCCTAACACCAACAACACAGTTCAGCCTGTTGCTCTGATGCGTCTTGGTCTCTTCGTTCCGACGCTGAAATCGACCGCCAGGGGCAGAAAGGGGCAAATGGTCTCTATGGACGCCTCTGCTGAACTCAAACAGCTGTCTCTGGCCAAAGCCGAAGGGTACGAGGACATAAGGATCTCCGGCGTTCGTCTGGATATGGATAACGACTTCAAAACGTGGGTAGGCATCATCCACGCGTTCGCCAAGCACAAGGTTGTTGGCGACACCGTCACGTTACCGTTCGTCGAGTTCGTCAGGCTCTGTGGCATACCAACGGCCAGATCGTCCGCGAAGTTACGCAAGCGCCTGGACAGTTCTCTAACTCGTATTGCCACAAACACTATCTCATTCCGCAGTAAAGGCTCTGATGAGTATTACGTGACGCACCTTGTGCAGACAGCAAAGTACAGCACAAAGAACGACACGGTCTCGCTGCAGGCTGATCCTAAGATTTTCGAACTCTACCAGTTCGACAAAAAGGTTCTTCTGCAACTCCGGGCAATTAACGAACTCTCCAGAAAAGAATCCGCGCAGGCGCTCTACACCTTCATCGAAAGTTTGCCACCTGACCCGGCACCAATCTCGCTGGCTCGCTTACGCGCCAGACTTAACTTAACCAGCCGCACCATTACCCAGAACGCGACAGTCAGGAAGGCGATGGAGCAGCTGCGTGAGATCGGCTATCTCGATTACACCGAAGTGAAGCGCGGCAGCTCGGTCTACTTCATCATCCACTATAGGCGGCCGAAATTACGCCCAGCACTGCCACCAACTAAAGCTGCGCCTGAAGAACCAGAAGACATCTTGCCTGGTGATGATCAGGAGGACATTATCGATGTTGTTCCTGAAGAAAAAGAGGGTGAGATGGTCATGTTGAGCAAGGAAGAACTGGCGATTCTCGAAGAGCTACGCAAGGCAAAAGCTCGCAAATAA
- a CDS encoding GNAT family N-acetyltransferase produces MPFIMGEFEDGARKGHFYEEILTSKGGKTFEKQTRLAIQTNEQGQYSGHYIYILLRRSDDKKAGLIWFCAALDPTGAPRLELRAVSIVKELRGKGYGSMLVSDMIDSNPSQPMMAKCYVKSSQMADMLKRRGFHLFDTSPKGTQMLFRDPK; encoded by the coding sequence ATGCCATTTATCATGGGTGAGTTCGAAGACGGCGCACGCAAGGGTCACTTCTACGAAGAGATCCTCACATCAAAGGGTGGTAAAACCTTTGAGAAGCAGACCAGGCTGGCCATCCAGACGAACGAGCAGGGCCAATACTCCGGGCATTATATCTACATCCTGCTGCGCCGTTCTGATGACAAAAAAGCAGGGCTAATCTGGTTCTGTGCCGCACTCGATCCAACCGGTGCGCCACGACTTGAACTCCGTGCCGTCAGTATCGTCAAAGAGCTGCGCGGGAAAGGCTATGGGTCAATGCTGGTGTCCGACATGATCGATTCAAACCCGAGCCAGCCGATGATGGCGAAGTGCTACGTCAAATCCTCGCAAATGGCCGACATGCTAAAACGCAGAGGTTTTCACCTTTTCGACACGTCCCCCAAAGGCACGCAGATGCTGTTTCGCGATCCGAAGTAA
- a CDS encoding metallophosphoesterase family protein: MTLPYGVISDPHYHRWDAFATTNADGLNSRLEIQLDATKEAAKAMKAAGCKYMLVAGDTFHVRGAISPSVLHFVTETYEWIIKELGLEVVMLAGNHDLETNDSVYSANAAASLRSIGVEIVCGKRPHSIKMGDVTVHLISWRNNHAELISDLKTLRSGLDGDNHDVVVHTSINKAIPTMPDVGIDAQELKDIGFRLLLSGHYHNHKEVLPGVVSIGALTHQNWGDVGSLAGFMIVNPDGTFTHHETSAPKFVNLEDDVEDDQIRGNYVRFRAVVESDEEGIKIQNVLKTMGAKGVVCNFIRKASMMEGTASTAETSKIDSLGESVAAYCKIVHDTDGGFDLSKLDMLCQEILTEAESAEAM, from the coding sequence ATGACATTGCCATACGGGGTGATATCAGATCCCCATTATCATCGTTGGGATGCTTTTGCGACAACAAACGCTGACGGGCTGAACTCTCGACTGGAGATCCAACTGGACGCCACGAAAGAAGCAGCCAAAGCCATGAAAGCTGCGGGCTGTAAGTACATGCTGGTGGCTGGTGATACTTTCCATGTTCGTGGTGCTATATCACCTTCCGTCCTGCATTTCGTGACTGAAACTTACGAGTGGATCATCAAAGAGTTGGGCCTCGAAGTGGTAATGCTGGCCGGCAACCACGACCTCGAAACCAACGATTCCGTATACAGCGCCAATGCAGCGGCCTCTCTGCGCTCAATCGGTGTGGAAATCGTCTGCGGCAAACGTCCCCATTCCATCAAAATGGGCGACGTTACCGTCCACTTGATTAGCTGGCGTAACAACCACGCAGAGCTTATCAGCGACCTCAAAACACTGCGTTCCGGGCTTGATGGCGACAACCACGATGTTGTTGTGCATACCTCGATCAACAAAGCGATCCCCACCATGCCTGATGTCGGCATCGACGCACAGGAACTGAAAGATATCGGCTTCCGTTTGTTGCTGTCCGGACACTACCACAACCACAAAGAAGTGCTGCCTGGAGTGGTTAGCATCGGGGCGCTGACGCACCAGAATTGGGGCGATGTTGGCTCTCTGGCTGGCTTCATGATCGTCAACCCTGACGGCACATTCACCCACCACGAAACCTCCGCACCCAAGTTCGTCAACCTTGAGGACGATGTGGAAGACGACCAAATTCGCGGTAACTACGTGCGCTTCCGTGCCGTTGTGGAGAGCGATGAAGAGGGCATCAAAATCCAGAACGTCCTGAAAACAATGGGCGCGAAGGGTGTCGTCTGCAACTTCATCCGCAAGGCATCGATGATGGAAGGCACTGCCAGTACTGCGGAGACCAGCAAAATAGACAGCCTGGGCGAGTCCGTCGCGGCGTACTGCAAGATCGTTCACGACACTGACGGCGGCTTCGACCTGAGCAAGCTGGACATGCTGTGTCAGGAGATCCTGACCGAAGCGGAGAGTGCGGAGGCAATGTGA
- a CDS encoding AAA family ATPase, translating into MKFLKLQVENFMALASAEVELDQRGLVLIQGVNSGDSSAASNGAGKSTLMNSLMWCLYGETAHGVKGDDVLSTGHEKNCRVMVTVEDEGKRYAIIRHRKHKEFKNRLIVRGEDGDMTKGKDTLTQEFVERLIGASKEVFMASIYASQEAMPDLPGMSDKNLKTIVEEAAGVDRLTRAYAIARERANAAAARMDVTKSKMDACLTLIETAQSEIEAAKASSDSWERDRGERLDKARVDLAGAEVTLSEVVMEIRSLPEQIRDTENAIAGERSKLASKEEHDAKLLKVRGAITEIRSSIRTSEAAQNESMNRARSFKTKAEEVNTKVGAPCVTCGKPYCEEDLSTVKESFIEQARNEIGQAQASAAAVAQHKARLEKALGIESALVAATPDVSEIIARIERLTNELSALRHREREVVAVEAMVARARTDVNRIMAEVNPFLAVIKRHEDNLAANKSNHAVLKKELKSIQEQALLLEKARQVYSPAGVRSHILTSVTPFLNIRTAEYLNTLSDGNIVAEWSTMETTKKGEYRDKFNISVTKTGSSKSFQTLSGGEKRKVRIACSLALQDLVASRASKNIELFIGDEIDDALDTAGLERLMGILEAKARERGTVMIISHKEMKSWFRETITVEVKEGRSYVV; encoded by the coding sequence ATGAAATTTCTAAAGCTCCAGGTTGAGAACTTCATGGCGTTAGCCAGCGCCGAAGTTGAGTTAGACCAACGCGGTCTGGTGCTCATTCAGGGGGTTAACAGTGGCGACTCTTCCGCTGCCAGCAATGGCGCGGGCAAATCGACTTTGATGAACAGCCTGATGTGGTGTCTGTATGGCGAAACTGCGCATGGCGTCAAAGGTGACGACGTGCTCTCTACAGGCCACGAGAAAAACTGTCGCGTGATGGTGACTGTTGAGGATGAAGGAAAGCGTTACGCCATCATTCGCCACCGCAAACACAAAGAGTTCAAGAACCGGCTGATCGTTCGTGGCGAAGACGGTGATATGACCAAAGGCAAAGACACACTGACGCAGGAGTTCGTTGAACGCCTGATTGGTGCATCGAAAGAGGTGTTCATGGCGTCCATCTACGCCAGTCAGGAAGCAATGCCTGATCTGCCGGGTATGTCCGACAAGAACCTCAAAACCATCGTTGAAGAAGCCGCTGGCGTCGACCGGTTAACGCGAGCCTATGCCATTGCTCGCGAGCGTGCTAATGCAGCTGCCGCACGCATGGATGTTACCAAATCCAAAATGGACGCCTGTCTCACGCTTATCGAGACCGCGCAGTCAGAGATTGAGGCGGCCAAAGCGTCCTCTGATAGTTGGGAGCGCGATCGCGGCGAACGTCTGGACAAGGCCCGCGTCGATTTGGCTGGCGCGGAGGTAACGCTGTCTGAAGTCGTGATGGAAATTCGCTCGCTGCCGGAACAGATCCGGGATACGGAAAACGCGATTGCTGGCGAACGCAGCAAGCTGGCCTCCAAAGAAGAGCATGACGCCAAACTGCTGAAGGTGCGCGGTGCGATTACGGAGATCCGCTCAAGCATCCGCACTTCAGAAGCGGCACAGAACGAGTCCATGAACCGTGCTCGCTCGTTTAAAACCAAAGCAGAAGAGGTCAACACAAAGGTCGGAGCACCTTGTGTTACGTGCGGAAAGCCCTACTGCGAAGAAGATTTGTCCACCGTGAAGGAGAGTTTCATTGAACAAGCGCGTAATGAGATCGGCCAGGCGCAGGCATCAGCAGCGGCAGTGGCTCAACACAAAGCTCGTCTTGAGAAAGCGCTCGGCATCGAGTCTGCACTGGTCGCAGCCACACCCGACGTCTCAGAAATCATCGCCAGAATCGAACGCCTGACCAATGAGCTAAGTGCGCTGCGTCATCGAGAACGTGAAGTTGTGGCCGTCGAAGCGATGGTGGCGCGGGCGCGTACTGACGTGAATCGCATCATGGCAGAGGTAAACCCATTTCTGGCTGTCATTAAGCGCCATGAAGACAACCTGGCTGCCAATAAATCTAATCATGCAGTACTTAAAAAAGAGTTAAAAAGCATTCAGGAACAGGCTCTGTTGCTGGAGAAAGCTCGCCAGGTTTACTCCCCAGCAGGCGTGCGTTCACACATCCTGACGTCTGTTACGCCTTTCCTGAACATCAGGACTGCGGAGTATCTCAACACGCTGTCGGACGGCAATATCGTTGCCGAATGGTCGACAATGGAGACAACGAAGAAAGGCGAGTATCGCGACAAATTCAATATCAGCGTAACCAAAACAGGCTCCAGCAAATCCTTCCAGACGTTGTCTGGTGGCGAGAAGCGTAAGGTACGCATTGCGTGCTCTCTTGCCTTGCAGGATCTGGTTGCCAGTCGCGCCAGTAAGAATATCGAGCTGTTTATCGGCGATGAAATTGACGACGCGCTCGACACTGCCGGTCTGGAGCGTCTCATGGGGATTCTGGAAGCCAAAGCGCGTGAACGCGGCACAGTGATGATCATCTCCCACAAAGAGATGAAATCGTGGTTCCGGGAAACCATCACAGTCGAAGTCAAAGAGGGTCGCAGCTATGTCGTTTAA